A window of the Vicingus serpentipes genome harbors these coding sequences:
- a CDS encoding choice-of-anchor B family protein, with protein sequence MQKAIFYLLTILFSMSLTAQQVDLLYHWEDTSLPPSSAHNNTYNEVWGFEQDGREYGVIGSTMGTHFFDVTDKNNITPVDFIPGKIQGGQIIHRDFHDYNGYLYMVCDEGASSLQIVDLSYLPDSVSLVYDSDQLFVRSHNIFIDSLHAKLYVCKGDIAVYSLTNPTNPTYFTTIDLPSHAHDIYVRDDTAYVNGGPDGLFIYDASVPNPQPLNTLSVYPQKGYNHSGWLSEDGNTYIFADETHGKQMKVLDVSDINNLSIRGTFMTMTDPNSIPHNQIIKGNFLYSAQYFDGFYIYDISDPDNVVEVGNYDTSTQPVSPTKYEGAWGVYPFLKDGKVLVSDMQNGLYVFDVSGIVTSQEELTNDNNILIYPNPTNGILHVKFADQETHQINIIDCQGRNVFSQLVRDSRLKIDLNNLPKGIYMVKISSDNETLIQKVILQ encoded by the coding sequence ATGCAAAAAGCAATTTTTTATTTACTAACAATATTATTTTCAATGAGTTTAACTGCTCAACAAGTTGATTTGCTTTACCACTGGGAGGATACTAGTCTTCCTCCTTCAAGCGCACATAACAACACTTATAATGAAGTGTGGGGTTTTGAGCAAGATGGAAGAGAATACGGTGTAATTGGAAGTACAATGGGAACACATTTCTTTGATGTTACAGATAAAAATAATATTACACCAGTTGATTTTATTCCAGGTAAAATTCAAGGGGGACAAATTATCCATCGTGATTTTCATGATTATAATGGATATTTATACATGGTTTGTGATGAAGGAGCAAGTTCATTGCAAATTGTCGATTTAAGTTATTTACCAGATTCTGTGAGTTTAGTATATGATTCAGACCAATTGTTTGTTCGGTCACATAATATTTTTATTGACTCATTACATGCTAAACTTTATGTATGTAAAGGAGATATAGCGGTATATTCTTTAACTAATCCAACTAATCCAACTTATTTTACAACAATAGATTTACCTTCTCATGCGCATGATATATACGTTAGAGATGATACTGCATATGTAAATGGTGGTCCAGATGGGCTCTTTATATATGATGCTTCTGTTCCTAATCCGCAACCATTAAATACACTTTCTGTATACCCTCAAAAAGGTTACAATCACTCAGGTTGGTTGAGTGAAGACGGTAATACTTATATTTTTGCAGATGAAACCCATGGCAAGCAAATGAAAGTTTTAGATGTTTCTGATATCAATAATTTATCTATTCGCGGAACATTTATGACGATGACTGACCCAAACTCTATTCCACATAATCAAATCATAAAAGGTAATTTTTTATACTCAGCTCAATATTTTGATGGATTTTATATTTATGATATTTCTGATCCAGATAATGTTGTTGAAGTGGGAAATTATGACACATCAACACAACCAGTTAGTCCAACTAAATATGAAGGCGCTTGGGGAGTTTATCCTTTTTTGAAAGATGGGAAGGTTTTAGTAAGCGATATGCAAAATGGACTATACGTTTTTGATGTTTCAGGTATTGTTACTTCGCAGGAAGAATTGACTAATGATAATAACATTTTAATTTATCCAAATCCTACAAACGGTATCTTGCATGTGAAATTTGCCGATCAAGAAACTCATCAGATTAATATTATTGATTGTCAGGGAAGAAACGTATTTAGTCAACTAGTTAGAGATAGTCGCTTAAAAATTGATTTAAACAATTTGCCAAAAGGGATTTATATGGTTAAAATTTCTTCTGATAATGAGACTTTAATACAAAAAGTTATTTTACAATAA
- a CDS encoding M23 family metallopeptidase, producing the protein MENRIKKKKKLQKLKHKYRLVILNDDTFEEKISVRLSQLNVFSIVGFGSLLLVVLVIIIIAFTPLREFIPGYTDVNIRRQGIKNSLKVDSLETAVKQKEQYIENINKIIQGELIQFSDSIVVDTTVNYKNISNHPIEEDSLLRVMIETEEKYNLFKSAGRTPSDISNFIFFTPIKGIITDEFNPKEEHFGVDLVAPKNEAIKATLDGTVVFAEWTVETGYVIHLQHSNNLISIYKHNSSLHKKQGDKVRAGDVIAIVGNSGELSTGPHLHFELWYNGIPLNPQEYIVF; encoded by the coding sequence ATGGAGAACAGGATTAAAAAGAAGAAAAAACTTCAGAAGTTAAAGCATAAGTATCGTTTAGTGATATTGAATGATGATACTTTTGAAGAAAAGATTTCAGTACGTCTTTCCCAATTAAATGTATTTTCTATAGTTGGTTTTGGCTCTTTATTATTAGTTGTGTTGGTTATTATTATAATAGCTTTTACTCCATTACGTGAATTTATTCCCGGCTATACTGATGTAAATATCCGCCGTCAAGGAATTAAAAATTCATTAAAAGTAGATTCTCTAGAAACTGCAGTAAAACAAAAAGAACAATACATAGAAAATATTAATAAAATAATTCAAGGAGAATTAATACAGTTTAGCGATTCAATTGTAGTTGACACAACAGTAAACTATAAAAATATATCAAATCATCCAATTGAAGAAGATTCATTGCTTAGGGTGATGATAGAAACAGAAGAAAAGTATAATTTATTCAAATCTGCTGGACGAACGCCAAGTGATATTAGTAATTTCATATTTTTCACCCCTATAAAAGGAATTATTACAGATGAGTTTAATCCAAAAGAAGAGCATTTTGGAGTTGATTTAGTTGCCCCTAAAAATGAAGCAATAAAGGCAACATTGGATGGGACGGTAGTTTTTGCAGAATGGACAGTAGAAACAGGGTATGTGATTCATTTACAACATTCTAATAATTTAATTTCAATCTATAAGCATAATTCTTCGTTACATAAAAAACAAGGAGATAAGGTAAGAGCTGGAGATGTTATAGCTATTGTAGGGAATTCAGGAGAACTATCTACAGGACCACATTTACATTTTGAATTATGGTATAATGGCATTCCTTTAAATCCTCAAGAGTACATTGTGTTTTAA
- the porW gene encoding type IX secretion system periplasmic lipoprotein PorW/SprE, which translates to MKLKSHIIIAFSALLLVGCSTKKNSFTRRAFHNTTARYNGYFNAKEIMKANDLALREEHQDDYSEILPLFIYPSEDKSKNLYPDMDKIIEKTSEVIDRHSIYVKKEEHNRWIDDSYTLMGKARFYKYEHYVAIEIFEYLAKAYNKKPEKNAALIWLARCHMELNEMNKAESYLKLMEGGKAPPEKYNSEYNALYADYLIRKHQYDDAIAKLEEALKTTKKRIDKRRFNYVLAQLWLKKKEYAKASEVFTKVIKLRPRYDMMFNAQISRALSFDVGGEDNNDIKKMLNKMLKDAKNKEFLDQIYYALADIAFKEGNEPLGIEYLQKSAASSVNNPKQKALAYLRLGELYFDKPLYVPAQAYYDSCIAVLPETYKNYDNIFARSKALSNLVEKIKIVETQDSLQRMANDEGYRNQVIDELIQKEKDFEAEQALMAQYAGNDFDLSNTNSINTQSNGKWYFYNQTTLGFGFADFKKNWGDRKLEDNWRRINKQTTISFDEDFSTSTDSLSNDSIPENPKLTSEYYLKFLPLDEKKMNASHNQIIEALYAQGNIYREDFTDYPLATKAFETLLERYDTCRYRLPTWYNLYRISLLINDDVMKEKYRNLILNNYPESEYAQIIQDPTYNKVTRENRKRVDNYYSIVYEYYKDGKYSTVLTRCEKAKAIFADNHIKEKFDFIAALSIGHTSPIDTFKVVLQNIIDQYPGTDEATESQNILNLIKKGINIVEEPNSSGIVYNYNAEDKYTFVAVIPSSDKKTNNYKINISNFNTKYFSTKTLNVNSIFLNGLNQIITVKELENEKDAIDYLKTFKLNQDELTELNGKNYQYFFISTENFITFYKDKNILTYLNYFNNQYELD; encoded by the coding sequence TTGAAGTTAAAATCACATATCATAATTGCTTTTTCTGCCCTACTTTTAGTTGGATGTTCTACTAAAAAAAATTCTTTTACTCGAAGAGCTTTCCATAATACCACTGCAAGGTATAATGGTTATTTCAACGCAAAAGAGATAATGAAAGCAAATGATTTAGCTCTAAGAGAAGAACATCAAGACGATTATTCTGAAATTCTACCCTTATTTATTTACCCTAGCGAAGACAAATCAAAAAATCTTTATCCAGATATGGATAAGATAATTGAGAAGACATCTGAAGTAATTGACAGACATTCTATTTATGTAAAAAAAGAAGAACACAATAGATGGATAGATGACAGTTACACCCTCATGGGAAAAGCTCGATTTTATAAATATGAGCACTATGTTGCTATTGAAATTTTTGAATATTTAGCTAAAGCTTATAACAAAAAACCAGAGAAAAATGCTGCATTAATTTGGTTAGCTCGTTGTCATATGGAGTTAAACGAAATGAACAAAGCTGAATCATATTTAAAATTAATGGAAGGAGGAAAAGCTCCTCCTGAAAAATACAATAGTGAATATAATGCATTATATGCTGATTATTTAATTCGAAAACATCAATATGATGACGCTATAGCAAAACTTGAAGAAGCATTAAAAACAACGAAAAAAAGAATTGATAAAAGACGATTTAACTATGTTTTAGCTCAACTTTGGTTAAAAAAGAAAGAATACGCTAAAGCTTCAGAAGTTTTTACAAAAGTGATAAAACTTCGCCCAAGATATGACATGATGTTTAACGCTCAAATTAGCAGAGCACTTTCTTTTGATGTTGGCGGAGAAGACAATAATGACATCAAAAAAATGCTGAACAAAATGTTAAAAGATGCTAAGAATAAAGAATTTTTAGATCAAATTTATTACGCATTAGCAGATATTGCTTTTAAAGAAGGAAATGAACCCCTTGGTATTGAATACCTTCAAAAATCAGCCGCCAGTAGTGTTAACAATCCAAAACAAAAAGCTTTAGCTTATTTACGTTTAGGAGAATTGTATTTCGACAAACCACTTTACGTTCCAGCTCAAGCTTATTATGATAGCTGTATTGCCGTTTTACCTGAAACATATAAGAACTATGATAACATTTTTGCAAGAAGTAAAGCATTAAGCAACTTAGTTGAAAAAATAAAGATTGTTGAAACTCAAGATAGTTTGCAAAGAATGGCAAATGACGAGGGATATCGTAATCAGGTAATAGATGAATTAATACAAAAAGAAAAAGACTTTGAAGCAGAACAAGCATTAATGGCTCAATACGCTGGAAATGATTTTGATTTAAGCAATACAAACTCTATAAACACTCAGTCAAACGGGAAATGGTATTTCTATAATCAAACAACACTAGGTTTTGGTTTTGCTGATTTTAAGAAAAATTGGGGAGATAGAAAACTTGAAGACAATTGGAGAAGAATAAATAAACAAACTACCATTTCGTTTGATGAAGATTTTTCTACTTCAACCGATTCTTTAAGCAATGATAGTATTCCCGAAAACCCGAAATTAACAAGCGAATATTACCTTAAATTTTTACCATTAGATGAGAAAAAAATGAATGCTTCTCACAACCAAATTATTGAAGCACTATATGCTCAAGGAAATATTTATCGTGAAGACTTTACTGATTATCCTCTCGCAACAAAAGCTTTTGAAACACTTTTAGAACGATATGACACCTGCAGATACAGACTTCCAACATGGTATAATTTATATCGTATTAGTCTTTTGATTAATGACGATGTGATGAAAGAGAAATACCGTAACTTAATTTTAAATAACTATCCTGAAAGTGAATATGCCCAAATAATTCAAGACCCAACCTACAACAAAGTAACAAGGGAAAATAGAAAACGTGTTGACAATTACTACAGCATTGTATATGAATATTATAAAGATGGAAAATATAGCACAGTTTTAACCCGATGTGAGAAAGCCAAAGCAATTTTTGCTGATAACCATATCAAAGAGAAATTTGACTTTATAGCGGCATTATCAATAGGCCACACTAGCCCTATCGATACTTTTAAAGTTGTTCTACAAAACATAATTGACCAGTACCCTGGAACTGATGAAGCTACTGAATCTCAAAACATTTTAAACTTAATTAAAAAAGGAATTAACATTGTTGAAGAGCCTAATAGCAGTGGAATAGTATATAATTATAATGCTGAAGACAAATATACTTTCGTTGCGGTTATCCCTTCTAGCGATAAAAAAACAAATAATTACAAAATCAATATTTCAAACTTTAATACAAAATATTTTAGCACAAAAACATTAAATGTAAATAGTATCTTTCTAAACGGATTAAATCAAATTATTACTGTTAAAGAATTAGAAAATGAAAAAGACGCTATAGATTACTTAAAAACATTTAAACTTAATCAAGATGAATTGACTGAGTTAAATGGAAAAAACTATCAATATTTTTTTATCTCTACAGAGAACTTTATAACATTTTACAAAGACAAAAATATTTTAACTTATCTTAACTACTTTAATAACCAGTATGAACTTGATTAA
- a CDS encoding bactofilin family protein, with protein sequence MAKTNDTDASAINIIRKGTVIKGDISCQGDIRIDGELKGKLISEGKVVVGATGIIDGEVTCKNADISGTLNAVLKVKELLLLKSTANIIGDIKTTKLSIEPGANFTGSCNMGGVVKGMKNDEKQPAFEEAQTA encoded by the coding sequence ATGGCAAAAACGAACGATACAGATGCTTCTGCAATCAATATTATAAGAAAAGGAACCGTTATTAAAGGTGACATCAGTTGCCAAGGAGACATAAGAATTGATGGAGAATTAAAAGGAAAACTAATTTCTGAAGGGAAAGTTGTTGTTGGTGCTACTGGTATAATTGATGGAGAAGTTACATGTAAAAATGCTGATATCTCAGGCACTTTAAATGCTGTTTTAAAAGTTAAAGAATTACTTCTATTAAAATCTACAGCCAACATAATTGGCGATATTAAAACAACTAAACTATCTATTGAACCAGGGGCTAACTTTACAGGCTCATGCAATATGGGAGGAGTTGTAAAAGGCATGAAAAATGATGAAAAACAACCAGCCTTCGAAGAAGCGCAAACCGCTTAA
- a CDS encoding AtpZ/AtpI family protein yields MKNNQPSKKRKPLNNYLRFSGVAIQMGAIIGLGAWGGSSLDAHYHFTTKLFTIILTLLGVAASLYLVIKEVINMGKDDDK; encoded by the coding sequence ATGAAAAACAACCAGCCTTCGAAGAAGCGCAAACCGCTTAATAATTATCTTCGATTTTCTGGAGTTGCTATTCAAATGGGAGCCATAATTGGACTAGGAGCATGGGGAGGTTCATCTCTTGATGCACATTATCATTTTACAACTAAATTATTCACAATTATTTTAACTCTTTTAGGAGTTGCCGCTTCTCTTTACCTTGTCATTAAAGAGGTAATAAATATGGGTAAAGACGATGATAAATAA
- the atpB gene encoding F0F1 ATP synthase subunit A, with translation MLKNNTIKSVLFALLTLVYVSSINAETSHEADVNHEENHEVASEKEGYDPIPVIMHHIADAHDWHFFDYNGHSYSMPLPVILWTENGLVTFMSSEFHHDDSGHHIVEKNGMNFVKSHEKIYQLEAGATKAEFDEAHHISNGVRPIDLSITKNIFSMLMSVFIILFVFLKTAGHYAKNGAVAPKGIASFMEPIIVFVRDDIAKINIGEKKYMKFMPYLLTVFFFIWFNNLLGLIPWIGGANLTGNIAVTLVLATFTLIITNINGNKEYWGHIFWMPGAPWPVKILLMPIELVGVLTKPFALMIRLFANMTAGHIVVLSLISLIFIFESVGMSAVSVPFALFISVLELLVAFLQAYVFTMLSALFIGTAVAEHH, from the coding sequence ATGCTTAAAAACAACACAATAAAATCAGTTCTTTTTGCACTTCTTACGTTAGTTTACGTAAGTTCTATTAATGCAGAAACAAGCCACGAGGCTGATGTAAATCATGAAGAAAATCATGAAGTAGCATCTGAAAAAGAAGGATACGATCCCATTCCAGTTATTATGCATCACATTGCAGATGCACATGATTGGCATTTCTTTGATTATAATGGACATTCATACTCAATGCCTTTACCAGTAATTCTTTGGACAGAGAATGGTTTGGTTACTTTTATGTCTAGTGAATTTCATCATGATGACTCAGGACATCATATCGTTGAAAAAAACGGTATGAATTTTGTGAAATCTCATGAGAAAATTTACCAATTAGAAGCTGGAGCAACAAAAGCAGAATTTGATGAGGCTCATCATATTTCAAATGGAGTACGTCCAATTGACTTATCGATTACAAAAAATATTTTCTCAATGCTAATGTCAGTGTTCATTATCTTGTTTGTTTTCTTAAAAACAGCTGGGCATTATGCTAAAAATGGTGCTGTTGCCCCAAAGGGAATTGCTTCTTTTATGGAGCCTATTATTGTTTTTGTTAGAGATGATATCGCTAAAATTAACATTGGAGAAAAAAAATACATGAAATTCATGCCTTACTTATTAACCGTATTTTTCTTTATATGGTTTAATAACTTATTAGGCTTAATTCCTTGGATTGGTGGAGCTAACTTAACAGGAAACATTGCTGTAACTTTAGTTTTAGCTACATTCACATTAATCATAACAAACATAAATGGAAATAAAGAATACTGGGGACACATCTTTTGGATGCCTGGTGCTCCTTGGCCAGTTAAAATTTTATTAATGCCTATTGAATTAGTTGGTGTTTTAACTAAACCATTTGCATTAATGATTCGTTTGTTTGCAAACATGACAGCAGGTCATATTGTTGTATTGAGTTTAATATCGTTGATATTTATATTTGAAAGCGTTGGAATGAGTGCTGTTTCAGTGCCATTTGCGTTATTCATTTCTGTATTAGAGCTTTTAGTAGCTTTCTTACAAGCATACGTGTTCACTATGTTATCTGCATTGTTCATCGGAACAGCAGTAGCAGAACACCATTAA
- the atpE gene encoding ATP synthase F0 subunit C: MYAAIGAGLAVIGAGLGIGRIGGSAMDAIARQPEATSKIQTAMIIAAALVEGVALFGVVVGLMGL; encoded by the coding sequence ATGTACGCAGCAATTGGAGCAGGTTTAGCAGTTATCGGTGCCGGATTAGGTATTGGTAGAATTGGTGGTTCAGCAATGGACGCTATCGCAAGACAACCAGAAGCTACTTCTAAGATTCAAACAGCTATGATTATTGCAGCTGCCCTTGTTGAGGGTGTTGCATTATTCGGTGTTGTTGTTGGTCTTATGGGGCTTTAA
- a CDS encoding F0F1 ATP synthase subunit B, which produces MDNPLVTPELGLIVWTTLVFCILFFLLAKFAWKPILKAVKDRESSIEDALNAAEEATRKMSELKSDNEALLNKARAERDAMLKEARDVKDKIIAEAKANANVEGEKIIAAAKESINLEKLAAITELKNQVATLSIEIAEKILKEELSSADKQKAIIDNVVKDINLN; this is translated from the coding sequence ATGGACAATCCATTAGTAACCCCCGAACTTGGTCTTATAGTTTGGACAACTTTAGTTTTTTGCATTCTATTTTTCTTGCTTGCAAAATTTGCTTGGAAACCTATTTTAAAAGCGGTAAAAGATAGAGAGTCTTCAATCGAAGATGCGTTAAATGCAGCAGAAGAAGCTACACGAAAAATGTCTGAGTTAAAATCAGACAATGAAGCTCTTTTAAATAAAGCTAGAGCAGAAAGAGATGCGATGCTTAAAGAAGCAAGAGATGTAAAAGATAAAATTATCGCTGAAGCTAAAGCAAATGCTAATGTTGAAGGTGAAAAAATTATTGCTGCAGCAAAAGAAAGTATTAATCTTGAAAAATTAGCTGCAATTACTGAACTTAAAAATCAAGTAGCTACACTTTCAATTGAAATTGCTGAGAAAATTTTAAAAGAAGAATTATCTTCTGCAGATAAGCAAAAAGCTATTATTGACAACGTTGTTAAAGACATTAATCTAAACTAA
- the atpH gene encoding ATP synthase F1 subunit delta — MRDIKVASRYAKSLIGIAIEQNSLEEVYSDMLSIDAVCTESHDLVVMLKSPIVKSNKQEAILNEIFTSINTVSKAFIRIIIAKKRAGLLADIAKAFIEAYKVHKNIKTAYVTSAISLTADQKTKIIALLNKTDDATIDLQEIVNPEIIGGMILRVGDRQVDESIKRKLTSLELEFDDNPYIKEF; from the coding sequence ATGAGAGATATAAAAGTTGCATCAAGATACGCCAAATCATTAATTGGTATTGCTATTGAACAAAACTCATTAGAAGAAGTATATAGTGATATGCTTTCTATTGATGCTGTTTGTACTGAGTCGCATGACCTAGTTGTAATGTTAAAAAGCCCTATTGTTAAATCTAATAAACAAGAAGCAATATTAAATGAAATTTTCACTTCAATAAATACTGTTTCTAAAGCTTTTATTAGAATTATAATTGCCAAAAAAAGAGCTGGTTTATTAGCTGATATTGCTAAAGCTTTTATTGAAGCATATAAGGTTCATAAAAACATAAAAACTGCATATGTAACATCTGCAATTTCATTAACAGCTGACCAAAAAACAAAAATTATAGCTCTTTTAAATAAGACTGATGATGCTACTATTGATTTACAAGAAATAGTTAATCCAGAAATTATTGGAGGTATGATTTTAAGAGTTGGTGATAGACAAGTTGATGAAAGTATAAAAAGAAAATTAACTAGCCTTGAATTAGAGTTTGATGATAACCCATATATCAAGGAGTTTTAA
- the atpA gene encoding F0F1 ATP synthase subunit alpha, which produces MAEVKPAEVSAILREQLAGFKTEAQLEEVGTVLQVGDGIARIYGLSQVQAGELIEFENGLQGIVLNLEEDNVGAVLLGSSKGIREGETAKRTNRIASINVGEGMLGRVVDTLGNPIDGKGPIQGDTYEMPLERKAPGVLFREPVAEPLQTGIKAVDAMIPVGRGQRELVIGDRQTGKTAVCIDTIINQKEFYDAGKPVFCIYVATGQKGSTVAGIVKTLEDAGAMAYTVVVAANASDPSPMQFYSPFAGAAIGEFFRDTGRPALIVYDDLSKQAVAYREVSLLLRRPPGREAYPGDVFYLHSRLLERAAKVINVDSIAQEMNDLPESIKHLVKGGGSLTALPIIETQAGDVSAYIPTNVISITDGQIFLDGDLFNQGVRPAINVGISVSRVGGNAQIKSMKKVAGTLKLDQAQYRELEAFSKFGSDLDAATMSVLNKGKRNVEILKQGQNAPLPVEKQVAIIYLGTKGLINSVPVEKVREFETEFLSYMENKHRDVLDLLKAGKFDDNITSTIEKAASELTAKYKV; this is translated from the coding sequence ATGGCCGAAGTAAAACCCGCAGAAGTATCAGCTATATTAAGAGAACAATTAGCTGGTTTTAAAACCGAAGCACAATTAGAGGAAGTAGGAACAGTACTTCAAGTTGGTGATGGTATTGCACGTATTTATGGACTTTCGCAAGTTCAAGCAGGAGAGTTAATCGAATTCGAAAATGGACTACAAGGAATTGTATTAAATTTAGAAGAAGATAACGTTGGTGCTGTACTTTTAGGATCATCTAAAGGTATTAGAGAAGGTGAAACAGCAAAAAGAACTAACAGAATTGCATCAATCAATGTTGGTGAAGGAATGTTAGGTCGTGTTGTTGATACACTTGGTAATCCTATTGATGGAAAAGGTCCTATTCAAGGTGATACTTACGAAATGCCTTTAGAAAGAAAAGCGCCAGGAGTATTATTTAGAGAGCCTGTTGCCGAACCACTTCAAACAGGTATTAAAGCTGTTGATGCTATGATTCCTGTTGGAAGAGGGCAAAGAGAGTTAGTAATTGGTGATAGACAAACTGGAAAAACTGCAGTATGTATAGATACTATTATTAATCAAAAAGAATTTTACGATGCAGGTAAACCTGTATTTTGTATATATGTTGCTACAGGACAAAAAGGTTCTACAGTAGCAGGGATTGTAAAAACATTAGAAGATGCTGGAGCAATGGCCTACACAGTTGTTGTTGCTGCAAATGCTTCTGATCCCTCTCCAATGCAATTTTACTCTCCTTTTGCAGGAGCGGCAATTGGAGAATTTTTTAGAGATACTGGTCGTCCAGCATTAATTGTTTATGATGATTTATCTAAACAAGCAGTAGCTTACCGTGAGGTTTCTTTATTATTAAGAAGACCACCAGGACGTGAAGCTTATCCAGGTGATGTATTCTACTTACACTCAAGATTATTAGAAAGAGCAGCAAAAGTTATTAATGTAGATAGCATTGCTCAAGAAATGAACGATTTACCAGAATCAATTAAGCATTTAGTAAAAGGTGGAGGTTCTTTAACGGCTTTACCAATTATTGAAACTCAAGCTGGTGACGTTTCTGCATATATTCCAACAAACGTAATTTCGATTACTGATGGACAAATTTTCTTAGATGGTGATTTATTTAACCAAGGTGTACGTCCAGCAATTAACGTAGGTATTTCTGTATCTCGTGTTGGTGGTAATGCTCAAATTAAATCGATGAAAAAAGTTGCAGGTACATTAAAATTAGACCAAGCACAATACAGAGAGCTTGAAGCATTCTCTAAATTTGGTTCTGACTTAGATGCTGCTACTATGTCTGTTTTAAATAAAGGTAAACGTAATGTTGAAATTTTGAAACAAGGTCAAAATGCTCCATTACCAGTAGAAAAGCAAGTTGCAATTATTTACCTAGGTACTAAAGGTCTAATCAATAGTGTTCCAGTAGAAAAAGTAAGAGAATTCGAAACTGAATTTTTGAGCTACATGGAAAACAAACACAGAGATGTTTTAGATTTATTGAAAGCAGGTAAATTTGATGATAACATTACATCAACTATAGAAAAAGCTGCATCTGAATTAACTGCAAAATATAAAGTTTAA
- the atpG gene encoding ATP synthase F1 subunit gamma: MANLKEIRNRIVSVSSTKQITSAMKMVSAAKLKKAQDAITEMRPYSNKLQEILQNVSASLDNSEGIYSEEREVKNVLIVGITSNRGLCGGFNNNVIKIVKSIAADEQKKGANVTVLSIGKKINDAFKNSELAIQGTLLPRHLDSIWDELTYDNSSKIADKLMTQFTDHHQDKIVLVYNQFKNAAVQDVQREQFLPIVATASEDNSSATDYLYEPDKKEILDDLIPKSLKTQFFKALLDSQASEHGARMTAMHKATDNASDLIDDLKLIYNKARQAAITNEILEIVGGAEALKN; encoded by the coding sequence ATGGCAAATTTAAAAGAAATAAGAAATAGGATTGTTTCTGTATCATCAACAAAGCAGATTACTTCTGCTATGAAGATGGTTTCTGCAGCAAAGCTTAAAAAAGCCCAAGATGCAATTACAGAAATGAGACCTTACTCTAATAAACTTCAAGAGATTCTTCAAAATGTAAGCGCAAGCTTAGATAATTCTGAAGGGATTTATTCTGAAGAGAGGGAAGTTAAAAATGTTCTTATAGTTGGTATTACCTCTAATAGAGGACTTTGTGGAGGTTTCAACAATAATGTGATTAAAATTGTTAAATCAATTGCTGCAGATGAACAAAAAAAAGGGGCTAATGTTACTGTTTTATCGATTGGTAAAAAAATTAACGACGCCTTTAAAAACTCAGAATTAGCAATTCAAGGTACATTATTACCAAGACATTTAGATTCTATTTGGGATGAATTAACTTATGATAATTCTTCTAAAATTGCAGATAAATTAATGACTCAGTTTACTGATCATCACCAAGATAAAATTGTTTTGGTTTACAATCAATTTAAAAATGCAGCTGTACAAGATGTTCAAAGAGAACAATTTTTACCAATAGTTGCTACTGCATCAGAAGACAATTCTTCAGCTACAGATTATTTATATGAACCTGATAAAAAAGAAATTTTAGATGACTTAATTCCTAAGTCATTAAAAACTCAATTTTTTAAGGCTTTATTAGATTCTCAAGCCTCTGAACATGGAGCAAGAATGACAGCAATGCATAAAGCAACTGATAATGCTTCTGATTTGATTGATGATCTTAAATTAATCTACAACAAAGCTAGACAAGCAGCAATTACTAATGAAATTTTAGAAATTGTTGGTGGTGCTGAAGCATTAAAAAACTAA